The genomic DNA AAACCTTACCCGGCATCGCAGGCCGGACGGTATCTTGAGTGACGGGTTGGCAATGTCCACCCGCACGATAAAGGTATTGCGCCGCATCGATGACCTTGTCCACGATAGTCACCTTGCCGATATAAACGCCGCCAACAGGCTGTTCCGGACGTACTTCAGCCTTCATCCCCGTCTTGATGGCGCCAAATCGTCGCACCGGAACAATGACTTCCACCTTGAGCGGGTCAAGACGGGCAAGCTTGAGTATCGGCGCTTCACCCACATAATCTCCGGGGGCAAGCATCCGCTCGGCAACAACTCCGTCAATGGTGCTGAGGATGGTTTTTGTCTTCAGCCGCTCCTGGGCCTCTTCAAACTGATGTTCCGCCTTCTTCTGCTCGGTCTCCAGTTCATCCAGTTCGTTGGCCGAGATGAGCCCATTGTCATTTTGCCCGCTTACATTGTCAGGGTGACACCTTCAGGGTACAATTAAAAACAGCCAAGAAAGCTATTATGCAGTCGGTCCTGAAAGAGGTGATAATGAGCATTGTGGAGTGGGAAGATAAATTCAACATTGGGATACATCAGATCGACAAACATCACCGACACCTAATCGAGTTACTCAATATGGCATATAAAGCCATTATTGAATTGCAGGACAAGAATCAGGTCAGGTATCTGTTTCACGAACTACTTTCTTATGCAGATTATCATTTCTCAGCAGAAGAAGAATTAATGCGGAGTGTTGGTTACCATAAACTGGTACCTCATATGACAGAACATGAAAAATTCAAGGCTCATTTAAATGGTTTTTTGGATAAATTCCTGGCGTCTGAGGAGATCTATAATGTCGAAGTTGTTTTCTTTCTGGAAGAGTGGCTGCTGAACCATATTTTACTTACAGACAAAGAGTTCGCACCTGCTGTCAAAGCCAGAACAGTTGGCTAAGTTAATCCCCATAAAAAAAGACCGCTTGCCATGGCAAACGGTCTTCATCGATCTTGATTACCTCTCTTTACGATAACCTATTTCTTCATCATTTTCTTTTGCTTTGCCTTAGTCCCCTTTTTCATCGGGTGTAGTTTCTTCATTTTCTGAAACTGCTCTTCTGTCAAGACCGACCGGACTTCTTTCATAGATTTTAGCATTTCAATATGGTGGGCCGCTTTCATATCAGCAATTTTTTTTACCGCTGCGGTGGCTTTTTCGAGGTCGAAATCCTTCACCTCCATGATATCCATAAGTTCCATTTCGGCAATTTTAATATCAGCTTTGCTCCGAATCAGCTTTTTCTTCATCTCACGGTGAATAGGGGTCAGTTTCTTCACCTGCTCATCAGTAAGGCCAATTTTATCGGCATTATCCAGGCAAGCTCCCATCATGTCGCCCATATGATCCATACCGCCCATCTCCATCATCGGCCCCTGACCTTCATGGCCATGACCAGCACGATCATGCATCGGCATGCCATCCATCTGGGCATAAACAGGTATTGCAGCGCTAACCACAAACAGCAGGGCAATCAGTACCTTTTTCATAAATTCTCTCCTTTTTGCAGAAATCGTATTAAAAATCAATAATACCATAAGTCGAACGAATCCGACATCGGTTACTCCCATGCTACCGCATTGCGCTACCGCTCATCATGCCTGTTCCAGGGGTCATCCGGCCACCCGAGTAATTCATAAACCCGCTCGCAGCAGGCATTCCGCCAAGCGTCGTCTGCATCTGGGTCTTCATGGAGTTCATAAAAGTGCTGGACATTCCCAGCCCCTGGCCGACGTTATCGGTAATCTGGGGCATGTTCTGATTGATCTGTCCCATCATGCTCCGGAACCTGCCCATGTTCACGTTATTGCCGTTCATGACCAATCCTGACTCCGCCCCCATCAGACCCGCCATCTGCTGGGCGACCTGATGCATTTCCTGGTATTGCTGTTGATACTGCCCAGCCATGCTACCGGCAACGTAGTCGCCGGTCATGTTCATCCCGACAGGCATGTTCAGTTGGTTACGCAGTTGGGTCATGGCCTCGGCCAAGGTCATGCCGGGATTGGCCTCCAGTTTTTCCCGCAGCAGGGTCGACATCGGGCTGATGAAGTTACTGACCGTGCCGGAAACACCGGCAGCCGGAGTGCAGAGCACATAACTGTTCGGCACTGCCAAGCCGGTATCCTTATCAATGGTCTGGTCTTTGATCGCTACGGCCACAATCGGGTATTTGCCGACATCGGCGGGATCGATGCTCAGGGTATAGGCGCCATTTGCATCTGTCATTGTCGATGGTTCGCCAGCGTCCAATTGGTAATTGCCGTTCTTGTCGAGAAACACCTGGGCATTCTGCAGATAACCATCGGCAACGGCACCGCTTACTTGTGTTGCAGGAGCGGAACTACCGCTGCTGCCGCATCCTGCCATAAACGCCACGCTTAGCAAACCCAGTACACCAATAATCTTTCTCATCTTTAACTCCTCTATTGTCTCAAAAGTTAGAAATCGTAAAAAACTGCTATTCCGGTCCCGTAATCAGGACTTGAAGTGGTAATCCCCTTGGCAAGATACCCTTCAATACCGGTATGTGGAGTCGCCTGGTATTTCAGCTTCAGCCGGGCTTCGAGCAGCTCGGTCAAACCATCGGCCAAGGCACTTGATCCTTTGATAATTAACATCGGACGAAAGTTGTCCGTTACCTGGTATCCGAACCCGCCGTTACAGCTGACGTAGTTCTTCAGGGACAGGTCCGCTGATTTGCCCTGGATCGTATAGCCTGGCTCAAGGAAGGTATACCAATCGCCAAACCACTTGGACAGCTCAACGCTGACCCCTTCGTCAAACTCGCCGGTGCCCAGCCCCTTGTTTTTGTCGGCAGTGGGAACCTTGACCGAAACAGCAGGGCGGACCTGTGGCAGGAAATCCGACTCCTGAAATAGCACATAGCCCGCTTTCAGAATAATATCGCCAATGCCGCTCTGAGCCTTTGAGGGGTCACTGTTGGCACTGGAGCGAAGCGAATTATTACCCATGCCGGCTCCGGAGCCAGGGCCAGCCATTGCTCCGGCCACACTTTGCATGCCCATCTGCTGGCCCTGCATCTGGCGAAACTGCCCGGCAATCACATTGGTATTGCTCTGGTAGACATAAGGTATCTCAAGAGACAATCCCAATCGGTCAGATGGGTTAAACCCGATTGTAACCGGCGCATATACCGAGTTGGTTCTCGTCGCAGTCCCGTAATCTCCGGAAGTGAACTCGAAACCAGCCCCAAAAGTAAGTAGTGGCTCACCAGCCAGCACCGTTGCAGGTAATAATACAATTCCGGACAGGAATACCAGCCATGACAATTTTCTAAATCCATCTAACACCGCTCTTCACCTCATTCTTCCATCAGCAGGTCTTACCAGGGAAACATCAACGACGCATCATCCCGCCACCGCCACCGCGCATCATGCCGCCACCCTGATTGCGCATCCCCCCGTCGGTTCGCCCAGAACCCGCGGCGTTCATGTTTCGCCCTGACCAGGAAGGCATCCCTTTTTCATTACGGAGCTCCACCTGGGTGCCCGTTGTTTTGTTCATCAATTTTTGCGCCAGCAGGTACGTCTTGCCATCCTGTCCCTGGGCAATGGCCCCTTTGACGCTCAGCTCGTCATTCAGCTTGATCAATACCCCTTTAGCTTCCCAGTATGCGTGGGGGCCTACGCAGATGCTAACCGGATCGTGACCGCTTCTGATTTCGATAACGACATGCTCCTTCTCGATCTGACGGGGAAGCGTTGTAACCTTGCCCGACATCGTCGTTACCGTGTTGATGTCGTAACCGCGGTTCAGGTCAAGGCCGCTTTTTCCAGTATCATCGCCACCGAAACCGAAACCGGCAAGCGCAGCACCCTGCATCAGGCAAACCATCCCGAAGGCTCCGAGCGCGAGAAGTAAAAAGCGACCTTTTTTCATGCGGTGACTGCTCCCTGAATATTAG from Geoanaerobacter pelophilus includes the following:
- a CDS encoding Spy/CpxP family protein refolding chaperone, translated to MKKVLIALLFVVSAAIPVYAQMDGMPMHDRAGHGHEGQGPMMEMGGMDHMGDMMGACLDNADKIGLTDEQVKKLTPIHREMKKKLIRSKADIKIAEMELMDIMEVKDFDLEKATAAVKKIADMKAAHHIEMLKSMKEVRSVLTEEQFQKMKKLHPMKKGTKAKQKKMMKK
- a CDS encoding efflux RND transporter periplasmic adaptor subunit, whose amino-acid sequence is MSANELDELETEQKKAEHQFEEAQERLKTKTILSTIDGVVAERMLAPGDYVGEAPILKLARLDPLKVEVIVPVRRFGAIKTGMKAEVRPEQPVGGVYIGKVTIVDKVIDAAQYLYRAGGHCQPVTQDTVRPAMPGKVSEIIRSRAVGHRGDYGAGAVPSFPALLSQFPILPWSAPLHSEQPAGRP
- a CDS encoding bacteriohemerythrin; amino-acid sequence: MSIVEWEDKFNIGIHQIDKHHRHLIELLNMAYKAIIELQDKNQVRYLFHELLSYADYHFSAEEELMRSVGYHKLVPHMTEHEKFKAHLNGFLDKFLASEEIYNVEVVFFLEEWLLNHILLTDKEFAPAVKARTVG
- a CDS encoding DNA-binding protein, which translates into the protein MKKGRFLLLALGAFGMVCLMQGAALAGFGFGGDDTGKSGLDLNRGYDINTVTTMSGKVTTLPRQIEKEHVVIEIRSGHDPVSICVGPHAYWEAKGVLIKLNDELSVKGAIAQGQDGKTYLLAQKLMNKTTGTQVELRNEKGMPSWSGRNMNAAGSGRTDGGMRNQGGGMMRGGGGGMMRR
- a CDS encoding transporter, translating into MLDGFRKLSWLVFLSGIVLLPATVLAGEPLLTFGAGFEFTSGDYGTATRTNSVYAPVTIGFNPSDRLGLSLEIPYVYQSNTNVIAGQFRQMQGQQMGMQSVAGAMAGPGSGAGMGNNSLRSSANSDPSKAQSGIGDIILKAGYVLFQESDFLPQVRPAVSVKVPTADKNKGLGTGEFDEGVSVELSKWFGDWYTFLEPGYTIQGKSADLSLKNYVSCNGGFGYQVTDNFRPMLIIKGSSALADGLTELLEARLKLKYQATPHTGIEGYLAKGITTSSPDYGTGIAVFYDF